The genomic stretch TTGTCTCTATAACAGATTGCAGTTTTTTCAATCTCACACTGTATTTGTGTGTAGTTTTGATTGCGAACTATATGTTATGATGTTTTTGGAAGGCGCATTAGTAGATCAGAATTTATGGGAGGACAAGAACTACTTCAAAGTGAGTTTCATGGACTTAATAGCTAATCTTTATATATTGAATAATTTGGTTGAGATAATGTTGGCTGCCCTAAATGCAACATGTTGGTTGAAAGTGCTCTTGGAAAAAAGTAATGCCTAGCCAACATGTTGATTTTAATTTTCATTTCACTTGTTTCTAATTAAATCTGTACCATTTTATTTTGCAGAATATCATTGGTTATCGTCGTCAAATTATGTTGAAACTATTAAAATGGGAGACAAATACTCTGAAGGTAAAATACACAGCTTTATTACAATAGTTACACTTATTTAAACTGCTGGATACACATCTTTATGAGACTAGTTACACGTCTTCTTTGTTGTGTATTAAATGTTGTCGATACAACTCATAGTTTTTACCTTCAAGGGTCTGCAGTGGGTACACATCTCCTGTGTTATAGATACAGATTTGTTGCCGCGTAGATACACACAGGGGCATGTTATCTGAAAGACCCTTGTGGGAGGACGGTGGATTTGGAATTTAAAGCAGATACACAGATCCTGTTTCTAGATACACATCTGCTACTGTGTAGATACACATACGTCATGTCTATGTTTCAAGACCCTAGGGGTTATAGCTGCATTTACTTAAACGGCTGGATACATATCTATGTGAGACCAGTTACATGCCTCTTTGCTGTGAATCAAGACTACGTAGTTTTTGAGACTAACAAATTTTTGTTAGGAGTGTCTATTCCTCGTGGTACTGAACAGAAAATCAATTAATTTGTTATAGTGCACGCCGAAAGTACACTTCTTGGGGTTCATCTTCATTTGACCTTCAAGGCACTATTGTTTTGCCTGGACAAAAGGAGAGGAGGGGAAAAAATAAGGTGGAGAGTTGAAATAAGAGTGAATAATGTTCTTCTATCGAGATCCAACCTAAACGTTGACAGGCCGGTCTGCCCAGTTTTGTGATCCTTAATAGTCAGTTTGTGATAAGGAGTCGTGGAAAGGATGAGTTTGATGGGAAAAAACTCTATCAATAGTGTCTGCAACGAACAATTGCAAGACATACTTCATTCTCTATGAAATTCTATCTCTTCTCCCCATCAAAACAGCTGGTAGCACCTTCGTCCTGTCTCACCCTTGGCGATATCTCTGTACACTATCACGACATTATCACATCTTACTCTGGTAGATATGGGAAATTCTTGACTACCATAGACCATATAGTCAGCCAGCTCGTTTACAATCATGGCTTCCGCTGTTTTGCTCTAGAAATCCGGAGCAAATGTCGATAGAAGAACATTATTCACTATTTTTCCCTGCCTGTTTATTTCAAACTCAGTCTTTAGTGGAGTTGAAATTaaataagggggtgtttggttcgaaGGGAAGGAATGGAATGGAGTGTGGATACACATCTTCTGTTTTCTAGATACGCATCTGCCAGTGAGTAGATACACATATGGCATGTGTTGTTAaagtttattttttattttgctGATTTATTAAAGTAACTTAATGTCACttttttcatgtgttttttgCCAGCTCAGTTGCTAGGGTCTTTTTAAGAAGATGGATGAACTCAAGTTTTCTGGATTTTATGTTTTTCTTATGGTGGTATTTTGTAATTCAGTTTGTTCATTGTCTTTTTTGAACATTGTTAAATTCACAATATGTTATTCAAATTTAGAATATGAGATTTTTTTTGTTCCTCAGTGGGTAACTGCCACTGATGAGTGTAAATTTCTTGAGCAAATGGTTTAGGGTGAAGATTGGAGATTCTCGATTTTCTGTAAGAGTGAATCTTGCTCAATGTTTATATAAGTGCATGTTTTAGAGTGTGTGTCCATTTGAATTTAGCTATCTTTTTAGGTAGCCAACATACTTCTTCAATAGATGTAAAATGCTTTGATTCAGCTCACCATGCTCCAAACTCTTGGATACTATCGAGCAGTGTTAAAAGTTAGTTTTTGTGAGATAGTTGAACATGCAAGTTTAGAGCTCATTGTTTCAACTTTTAAGTAAGTCGAAGACTCGGATGAGATAAGACAAGTAGATGTAGATAGTGTAAATGTGTGTGGTTGACATGCTTGGAGAGGGTGATCTACAGTAGTCCAAATTTTCATTACACTAGTCAAACCATTTTTTATTGAATAAATCGGAGTAATAAAGAACACGATGATTATTAAATTGAATACTTATTAGAATATAATTTCGTGTCACGGTATTACGGACCTAGGGAGTATAATTAACTAAAATTTTGCTAGGATGCTGCGTTGATACTTATTCTACCTGGAATATCCAATGATTTAATCCAAGTTCCTCAAAAATAGAAAAATAGGAACTTCTATTATTGTCCAACATGACAATCCTTCGAAGTCTTCAATACTACAAGTTTTCAATTGTAAGCAAACCAACAAGACAATCCTTCTACAATTTAGAGTTACAAAACTAGGAACTTCTATTATTGTCCAACATGACAATCCTTCGAAGTCTTCAATACTACAAGTTTTCACCTTTTTACTAGTTTTTACATACTACTAAGTCCACAGCAATACTGTAAATGGCTTACACTTTTACTCACTGAAATCAAACTGGAAATAACTTTTGAGTAGTTCAACTGCGGCAATCACTTTTGACTGATTCGACTCAGGAAATTTCTACTATCGTGATGAGTCATTTCACCACATGCACGACAATTCCTAAGAGGCTTTGCATTTTCTTGTACTGCTTTTTCCTTGCTTGAAGTGATGCGTCTTCCCGATCCCTTATTCTTGCATTTTTCTGGTGGTAGAACAGTAGCTTCAGTAGGAATTTTTGACCCAATAAgcatctcaatttcagttttcttgTTTTTTGACTTCCCACGTTTAACTGAAATCATCAATTTCTCATTGAAACTATGAAGAAGTTCAAGCAGCTCATCACCAAGTTCCTCATTATCCTCAACAAGCGAAACCGAAGTAAATACTTCCGACCACAATTCACTTACCTTGCTTTGGTGGTTTTCTATCGACATACAATCAGCTAGGAGTGTTGTCCTAACAACATTAAAAATAGGGCGGCAGGTTGCATTTTTGCTCCATCTTTCTAATAGATACTCCCTTGGTATTTCATCAAACCCTTTATCCTTCAACACCCACAGAACATGCTTGCAAAGTAATCCGATTCTTTCAAACATTTTACACGAGCAAGAAAACTTGTTACCAGTCAAATCAACTGTGTATACCTTGTTTTTCTCACGGTCTATTATTGAAATATGGTCATTGTAGTCTTCAATCGTCCTCGGTGAAAGACCACAACTAAAATAAGCAGCTTGGAGTTCTTGTTGGAATTCATAAAAGAGAGTTGTTATGTAGAATTCAGCAGTTTTCTTTTCCAAAAGCAGAGGTTTGATAATTTTGGAGAAGAGTTTTTATCATCCGCTGTCACCTTTGAATATTTCAATCGCTGAGCATCCATAGCTGATtggaaacgcatccaaaacttGACAAGAGTAAGGTGCGGGTTAGTGAAATTCCCAAAGAAGCTATTTTCAGATTCTGACCTTGATGTTGTGCGCATAATCCCGCCAAGATATATGTCTCTAAAGTAGGCGGGAATCCAAGTTGCACGAATGTCAAACATTGACTTCAGCCATTCATGTTCAGAAAGCTCATACGTGGAAAGAATCGCCTTCCATCTCAATTCAAATTCTTCTGTATCAATCTCTCCATCCCAAACTATAGAatttatttccttcaaaaagttAGTGTTTTGGCAAATTGATGGACCGACTTTGTCTGGAAGctttttcattatatgccacatgcataaTCGGTGTTGTGTTTTGTCACCAAACACATCTTTTACAGCTTGATTGATGCCTCGGCATTGGTCAGTTATTATTGTAGAAGGATAGCAATCACCCATAGCCTTTACAAAGTTGTCAAACAACCACGTAAATGATTCTCCATCTTCCTTTCTTAACAAACCACCCGCAAAAGTGACACACCTTTTATGGTTGTCCACACCCGTGAAAGGgcaaaacaccattttatatTCATTGAAGTTATAAGTAGCATCAAAAGAGACGGCTTCACCAAAAAGAGAATAATTTTTAATTGAGATTGGATCTGCCCAAAGCACCTTACTTAGTCTCTTCTGATCATCCACATCAAAGTCGAAATAAAATGATGGAGACATAGCCTTCTTTTGCATGAAAGTCTCAAGTAACATCTCAGCATCATATTCCTTGATGTACTTCTTAACATcccttgaattttttttgaaatcttCTAAAGATGCCCCAACATTTTTGTACccttttacatattctttgaacATTCTAAATGAATCCAACGGACCATGATTAACTTTTGAATTATCCATGATCATTTTTTTGTGAAAGAGATTCAAATTTCTATATGGTTTCAAATGAACCATTGTTGATGGTGTAACCATAGCATGCGTGTGAACCTCGACGAAATCATAAATTTCATATTCACCACTATCCATTCTCCTAAAACTAACCTTAGCTTCACATCCTGTTCTGGTAACAGTCCTCTTCCTTTTAGTTCCCTTATTCCTACTTTTGCCTtctttattacacacacaacgtTTGTGTGTAATAATCCCTTTAACCAATTTTGTTGAATCTAACCTTGGAACAAACCCACAAACTTTGGCATATTTGTTGTAAAAATCAATGGCTCTTCCAAATTTGGAAATACCATGCCATTCAGTGGTTTAACATGTTCTGGACAACTCGGGAATCCGAAAATTATATGTTCAGAACCAACTTCTGGGGTTTCTACAAGACAATCAACAAAAAGATTGTTATTAATGTGAAACCAATTTTTATTAGCTAGTACAATAATGAGCAAGATACAATTTTTTTACCTGGTGCATCAGTCAACGGAACTACACAAGCAATGTCATTGTCTGCACAGGAAATTATGCATAGTGAGAGATACACATCACTAGCATATTAGATACACCAGTTCATGTATTAAGATACGTCTTTTTTaaattccaaaataatgaatatgAAGGTGCATTTTTTGTACCTGGTGCATAAGTCAAGGGAAGCGGTATATCAGTACTACCTGAAGCATGGACATTAATAGTAGGTATACTATCTGCAAACATACACATCTCAATCAAATTAGGTACTCTAGTTGTTGTGTAAGAATATATGTTTTTTAGATACAGACCTTTCACTAGCTAGGTACACTCTTTTAGCTACATAGATACACTTCTGTTAGTTGCTCAATAAGCAAAAGCAAAAAGACAATAAATCATAACAAGCTGGAAAAAAAATTCTGCACAGGTACATTTCTTCATTACCCTAGATGCACATGTTCAGTTCTCTAATACATACTATTTAGAAATAGAAATTTACCTAGCTGGAAAAATGTACCTAACAAGTTAAAGAGGTGTATCTTGTCTAAGGTCACATTTTCTGACATCTCATGCTAATTCGGTAATAAACAGATACATGAATCGATTCATGAATCAATTCATGTATCTACCAAACCATAGATACATTTATACAACTTTCTATATACACACAATATTTTAATTGAAGGAAAATCAGTGATGTGTACCTATAACTTCTTCTATGACTGAATTGTCCTCTCTTCCGTTATCTGTTACAatacaattaaaaataaaaagtatTAGCATACCTAAAGCAATTTCAGCAATGGATccctaattcaattaattttTCTAGAGTTCCCAAAAACTGTATTTGGGAGGAGAACAATAATCACGAAATTATGAGTACCTGAAGGAGGAGAACATGACGAAATTATCACCATCCTAAAATTAGTAACAAAacattaattaagtcactatcAAAAACTAAAAACACGATCTGCAATCAAAAatcgtaaaccctaattttttcaaatttcaattgttcaaaacctaatttttgatttttcaattgttTATGTGAAACTTACCTTTGATGCGCAGCAATGGAGTTTGAAGGTTCGATATAGAGGTGCAGCAATGGAGTAAAGTTactggagatggagatggaggattTTTCGAATATTTTTGGTTAGTTTTTGATGACAGTTTAAGTTAATACGCGTGTGTAATCTCACTAAGGTAGGTTCGTACGGTTTGTACATTAAGCTGGTTCGTACctgatcccgcctatatatatatatatatatatatatatatatatatatatatatatatatatatctttgttGTTGTAAAAAAAGTTATTAAGTTAAGGCATGTGGGTAGTTAGAAAAGTTggcatggctcgatcgagtgggggatactcgatcgagtaggcacatctcgatcgagtgggtttatgGCAAAGTTGAACAGTCGCTGCTGTTTtgtgcaactcgatcgagtaggaggattactcgatcgagtggggactactcgatcgagtacgtaattgactcgatcgagtgcgttttTGTGTacattctggtcaggttctggagctgaggtactcgatcgagtaagtgggcaactcgatcgagtgacctctactcgatcgagtgggtgttgttactcgatcgagtaagtactgTACAGGTCGTATatgctttgagccgtaggctatgtgcttacgtttatctctCCTCTTATAGCTTAAAGATATGCCGTGAAAGAGATCTGCTATGTATGCTAGGGCGCAAGAGATGAATTTGGATGATATAGCCAAGATGCTTAAGCATCAACATGCGCTTACCGAGGCCCTAAAGAGATTTGGGAAAGACAAAGATGCCGGggtagactttgccaagatgagcactacgataGTCCGCTTCAACCCAAAGGAGCATATGGGTACCggtgcgccaattttgctcgacaattggcatagggagatggagaacatattgaATGTGGTTCATTGTCTCGAGGACTTTAAAGTGGAACAATctgtgttctacttgagagatgctgcAGAGGAATGGTGGGACAAGGTAAGGAAGAGTGCCCCAGATCTTTATCTGAATCAGGGAAAGTCAGCAAGACCATTGGTTGAGTTTAAGAGGGCTACGGGTAGGGAGTTAGTTCCTGAACAtgttcgtagtaagctgagggaggagttcgatgctTTCAAGATGACTTCGGATATGACAAtggctgagtactatcataagtttaatgagaaatcgagGTATGCAAAGGACATGGggctgagtcaggagaacttggcactgaggtttgagaaggggttgacctaccagataatggagaagttaccggttggggtccttatagatgttaaggaagtttatgagagggcatggagagctgagagattggtcgAGATGGCCAAAGAGAACAAGGAGAGAGGTCCTGAAAAGggaaaggctgagagcgagggagGTTGTAAGTCTAGCTACAAGAGGGGTAATCATAACCAGgcgagggcttactcatcgggatcAGGTTTTAGTGGTAGAGCTTCTTATGGTCATGGTTGTGGTGGTAGCAGTAGCAGCTGGAGTATCTCttgtttcaactgtggtggtatgggccacaagaggcatgggTGTACTAGTACCGGGGGAagaggttttcagaggccatcgcagaggagcttttcacagggtctgtctcagagttatgctagcaatcgaccggctgggtcatggaataatcaTGGAAGGCAtggtaacaacaatggtggaTCCAACCGCAATGGTGGTAATACTTTTTAGAAACCGGCggctaacaacaatcaggggtcagctGCCAAGCAAGGTACTTCAGCTAGTACAGTTCAAGGAGGTGGgcaaaagaccagtggcaagttatttatgatggacaagaaagctgttgaggatgatgctcacgtgatcactTGTACGtttcttgttaatgatgtttctacctttgttttgtttgattcggaggcgtcacactcttttgtatcgtcgagtcatgctaagcttttgggtttgcgAGAGTTTAACTCTGTAAAAaatgaggtttttataccgtcagATGAGTTagtgtcttgtgggaggttgtataagggtgtatctatgatagttgggcaggttgatcttccagtggatttgttagaatttcctatggatggttttgagatgatagttggtatggattggttgggtaagtacaaggctagaatagattttcaccaaaagagagtctctttgagatgTCCCAAGGGAGtcagtgtgtcttatcgtgggtttcttgtcaaacccaaagtcaaagtgattgcagcggtgacattgaagtcttatctgaggaaggagTGTCCATTGATTCTATGCTATGTGAaagaccatagtatggtgaggccgacagctgatcagataccagtggtgggagagtttccacaggagatagaagttttgccaccaaagagggatatagatttcaatgtggagttgaaaccagggacgggaccaatctctaaggccccgtaccacatgggtcctaaagagttagtagagctgaagaagcagttggatgatttgacagataagggatatattagacctagtgtatcgccatggggagcaccaattctgtttgtcaagaagaaagatgggagcttgaggttgtgtatcgactacagggagctgaacaagGTTACAGTAAAGATCAAGTATCCTTTGCCATCGATAAATGATCTGTTTGACAGCTGAGTGGGGCAAtagtcttttcaaagattgatttgagaCCAGGTTatcatcaggtgaggattcggaatgaggacataccgaagacaactttttgatcgaggtatggtcactctgagtatgtggtgatgccatttgggttgtctaatacACCGCCAGTGTtttgaaccgggtcttcagtcagtttttggatcggtttgtggtggtattcatagatgatatcttacctactccaagactaagaagaagcatgaggagcacttgaggttggtgttgcaaaCTTTGTGCGACAATCAACTATAtgaaaagttgtctaagtgtgagttctagctcgagaaagttgcctttctggggcatgtgatttctaaagagggtgtaTCTGTAGATCCTACCAAGATAGAGGCGGTATCTAAGTGGAAAGCACCGAAGACTGTGGCAGAGAtcaagagtttcttgggtttggcagggtactgtcgtcggttcgtgaaagacttttcaaagattgcCACACCTATGActgcgttgatgaggaaagagaacaggtttcgatgggatgaaagttgtgagacagcgttgcaaacattaaaggagcgtttaaccaccactccagtcttagctttacctgaagggtgtgagaactttgaggtgtagaCAGATccttcaaagaacgggttgggttgtgtgttgatgcagaacgggaaaatcattgcctatgcttctaggcaattgaagccttatgaagaGAACTATATGACACATGATGTAGAATTGGATGCAGTTGTATTTGCTTTCACGATTTGGAGTCACTATATTTATGGGgggacctttaaggtgttttcagatcacaagagtctcaagtacatctttactcaaaaggagctgaacatgagacagaggaggtggatggagcttattgGGGACTacgacatggatatcatataccatgaagggaaagcaaacatTGTGGCTGATGCGTTgaaggaagagtgtgcattctctatacacaactatgtctttgatgaggttgagagatgagatagggaagatggggatacatgtgatacaaaaaggggatgctaAAGGGGACTTGACAATGGAGCCGGATATTTATGATGACATTCTCAGGAAGCaggctcttgattctaagattcaggagtggagagctggagtagagaaatggacagtgtctcgattctctattcattcagatcggagtgttcggtttgatgagAGATGGTGTATGCCTaaagatgaggagttgaaaaagataatcatgagaGAGGCCCATTTCACatcgtattcagtacatccgggtggtgacaagctgtatagagatttgaagaagactttctgatGGTCTGGGATGAAAAGGGAGACAACTGAGTTTATGGCTaggtgtttgacatgtcagagggttaaggcaGAGCAGCGATGgccgcaaggtaagattcagtctcatGAGGCACCTGAGTGGAAGTGAGAGTCTATCTCCATGAACTTTATAATGGGCTTACCGAGGAGccagcagggtaataacatgatatgggtgatagttgatcgcttgactaagtcagctcactttattccaatgaaagatacatggagtaaggttcaGTTGGCTAATGGGTACAGGAAGCACGTGGTGCGTTTACATGGAGTCCCAAAGgattgtgtcagatcgagatgcgaggtttatttctcggttttggcaagatttgcaggagatgatgggaactaccttgaagatgagtattgCTTTTCATCCTACAACAGATGGatagtgatgtgaccattatttgcacacatttagtcccctaattgagcctattttgcatactattatagcattctttggccattttatccgtcaaaaccttcctatttgcttttctatcgcattctatatgttttgtaggaaagaagagaataaggcggaaattcctgtctttcgtgcgtattcggaagctatttgacgatatttgatagactagtatgaggaggaagcaagaactagagaccaagcctacaagaataaaatggaagtgaaggaaagggaagaatagaagagaaaacgagaactgcagaccaacccgtgcggattctctggaatccggccgtcaCCATTATACAGAACCCGAGCGTcttcaccacaatccgcccgttttccccttcaccaatccgcccgtcttcacatcaatccgctcggattccagcccagcacattttcgtcttcttcaagcttcaaagaaagaagcccttccttcaagaaataccggctcctccctgctccatttaaaaagtgtaattactagtttagcccttagttaaccctaatgcatccacctaatttctactataaataccccacttgtaaataatcaagggatctctttttatcaagttttattagagacACACAAGTTTtgagagtagaaaatccttctttagattagattaggagtagattagaatagattactctttaatctttccacaaattacacattaatctctccttaattattgttcaagtttattattcaagtttattattgggtaattgaagattattgggttattattgggagattgacaaccttccatcaatcatcaagttcttctattattctttacattattatttggatcacctcaagtttggtataattcctttactctttaatctttattgttcatttcttcattctattatcatgtttatacttgttgtgatgattgacaccattaatgacatgtttcccatgatgatgagtgagtagttacttagctaggattagtgggtaattaagggaaaccaacatgggattgattcatgcttaatctaatatgttttcatgattaaattgcttgcttgttgtgatgtcaactttatgcacatgttatgtttgatgaaatgctaagcctatgaatccttgcatttacaaccatatCTTATCTACtaaacttgacttgtaagatataaaccaactcgagtcttgttagaccatgcatagaagttgattaggaggaaagtaagtcgacttgtaggtgttgtacaatctaatcgattcggctccgggacccaactcttcctatgaaccgtaagacataaaccaactcggtttcctcacaacattaattgcttgcaactttgtaaacatgtttgtatgatcaacaccatgaatcccctatgaccccatgatatcctagcacttttaatcatttgtttacatccttcctttattgcttgtttcactatattgcttttattagtctagaacacaactacaaacccaaccaaattgtgacactagcataaattgagatagatagacttagaacccaaagcacaccgtcccatggatcgacctcgacttaccactaactagttgtatgttgagtattataaatgtgtttgattggatgtgacccgacgacatcacccatcaaaatggcgccgttgtcggggagggtGCTATGtaattaagttcttacttgtttgtctatttttatttgtgctttaaccttgaggaacttgttccccaaggtttgtttttaccgttttcttgtagtttccatgtttgtagttgtatctttatcttagctataatgatgactcaagacttgacatatggagtatgtggtggatcttttgagtatgactatgggtatggggagtttgaggagcaagtcaacacaaacctaccttacacctcatacaatgaaaatcctaactactaccccaacttttcccaccaaaatcaccacatccaatacccacaacaaccaaccacccaaaactcactttacaaccaattccaaatgcctcaatacaaccactttcacacctacccacaacaagaaaatgaacccattcaaagagtgattctccaaatgatgggagatcaacaaaacttcttcaaacaaatgctagaagagaaccAAAGAAGGGAtgatgttcttcaaggcattgttgtccaaagagaggaattggaaattcaaattgcccaattaaaagaatcccaagcaaccactccccaccgttctttggacattgagcacgaatgcgaatttgaagtagtaacctttgatatggaaaatgagaaatgggaagggccaatctccttgagctcttgtgactatgaaagtgtggtgtttgatgaggaagacatgaggttgagtaaaccAAATACTCtaaacctttgtgagtatgaggccgtgtcctttgaagtgaatgttgggTTGTTGGAGAAAAAGTTGcatgaagcccccatctatgattcatatgaagatagcaacaatgatgacgAACCTAACGAATggactcacaatatcaccttgcttgaggagcctatccttgagacatttgaggtatcctatcatgaagaagagcgtccttcctttattcctcatgaaaaccacttgacacctatcatggagccaatgatcattgaagaggatatgatagaccttcttcaaaaggccaaagtttcctacaagagctacttggtgaaaaagctcaaggagaaaattgctcgtgaagctacttgtgaagattcggcacccacaatctcaactcctaaggtatccgatcatcaatgccatggaagttctccttctaccttggaaggattgaaaaatcaaaatgctatcatcatcaccgaaattgaaaaagaagttggtaagtggaaatATACGGATGAAAAtaaaccacacttcatgcttagtgttgacaagaatcatgggcttatctatttgaagcatcgggaaagctctaatgctaaggacaaagcaaggaaaagaacattttacaagcttccttggccaaatttcatattcaaaatgagcaacccatacttgtgcttatttggagcttgttcacaagcttttgatcttttattaagagctttgagctctatggataagaatttttacaaattgaactagtttggtggagtcctatctcaaaccaccatttgtaagatatttcttggaccctttactttgtataatattgtacattattgcatttgcatttaatttcttgcatgagag from Silene latifolia isolate original U9 population chromosome 2, ASM4854445v1, whole genome shotgun sequence encodes the following:
- the LOC141641254 gene encoding uncharacterized protein LOC141641254, whose translation is MFERIGLLCKHVLWVLKDKGFDEIPREYLLERWSKNATCRPIFNVVRTTLLADCMSIENHQSKVSELWSEVFTSVSLVEDNEELGDELLELLHSFNEKLMISVKRGKSKNKKTEIEMLIGSKIPTEATVLPPEKCKNKGSGRRITSSKEKAVQENAKPLRNCRACGEMTHHDSRNFLSRISQK
- the LOC141641255 gene encoding protein FAR1-RELATED SEQUENCE 5-like; the encoded protein is MDSGEYEIYDFVEVHTHAMVTPSTMVHLKPYRNLNLFHKKMIMDNSKVNHGPLDSFRMFKEYVKGYKNVGASLEDFKKNSRDVKKYIKEYDAEMLLETFMQKKAMSPSFYFDFDVDDQKRLSKVLWADPISIKNYSLFGEAVSFDATYNFNEYKMVFCPFTGVDNHKRCVTFAGGLLRKEDGESFTWLFDNFVKAMGDCYPSTIITDQCRGINQAVKDVFGDKTQHRLCMWHIMKKLPDKVGPSICQNTNFLKEINSIVWDGEIDTEEFELRWKAILSTYELSEHEWLKSMFDIRATWIPAYFRDIYLGGIMRTTSRSESENSFFGNFTNPHLTLVKFWMRFQSAMDAQRLKYSKVTADDKNSSPKLSNLCFWKRKLLNST